From Cronobacter turicensis z3032, the proteins below share one genomic window:
- the yaiY gene encoding Inner membrane protein yaiY yields MAEISLPKPIIAGKPGRSTALGNLAYALFVLFSFWVGAQLLNVVVHAPGVLDNLMQMQENGRPQIKMGLAVGTIFALVPFLAGCIFAMVMAFFFRLRRRRF; encoded by the coding sequence ATGGCTGAGATATCGTTACCCAAACCCATAATCGCCGGGAAACCAGGAAGATCCACCGCGCTCGGCAACCTCGCCTACGCGCTGTTTGTACTGTTCTCTTTCTGGGTTGGCGCGCAACTCCTGAATGTCGTGGTGCATGCGCCAGGCGTTCTGGATAATCTGATGCAAATGCAGGAAAACGGCCGTCCGCAAATCAAAATGGGGCTCGCTGTCGGCACCATCTTTGCGCTGGTGCCATTTCTCGCAGGCTGCATCTTTGCGATGGTCATGGCGTTTTTCTTCCGCCTGCGACGTCGTCGCTTTTAA
- the yaiZ gene encoding Uncharacterized protein yaiZ: MQLSAKIRRDWHYYAVAIGLIFIMNGVIGLLGFEAKGWQTYAVGLVTWVICFWIAGFIIRRRPEEPSAAEAEE; this comes from the coding sequence ATGCAACTCTCTGCCAAAATTCGCCGTGACTGGCACTATTATGCGGTCGCTATAGGCCTGATTTTTATTATGAATGGCGTGATTGGTCTGCTGGGATTTGAGGCGAAGGGCTGGCAAACCTATGCGGTGGGGCTGGTGACCTGGGTTATCTGTTTCTGGATAGCGGGCTTTATCATCCGCCGTCGCCCGGAAGAACCGAGCGCGGCGGAAGCGGAAGAGTAA